One part of the Natrinema salinisoli genome encodes these proteins:
- a CDS encoding ABC transporter ATP-binding protein codes for MADPVLEIDGLDVTYGKTQALDDVSLRVEEGETVGVIGPNGAGKTTLFDTLSGIKEYEGSIKLFGEELSELSKREIVDRGLVHCSEEHDLFPFFSVHENLLMGAYPRDDQEAARETIDWVYELFPRLDERREQDAETLSGGEQQMLAIGRALVSDPKLLILDEPTLGLAPVIIDDLDDTFEQLKREGITILIAEQNTTFAMRHAERLYLLETGEITLEGPAAELREDDYVRDAYIGVT; via the coding sequence ATGGCCGATCCCGTTCTCGAAATCGACGGATTAGACGTGACTTACGGCAAGACGCAAGCGCTCGACGACGTCTCATTACGCGTCGAGGAAGGCGAGACAGTTGGTGTCATCGGCCCGAACGGCGCCGGGAAGACGACGCTGTTCGACACTCTCTCCGGGATCAAGGAGTACGAGGGCAGCATCAAACTGTTCGGCGAGGAACTGTCCGAGCTATCCAAGCGCGAAATCGTCGACCGCGGGCTCGTCCACTGTAGCGAAGAGCACGACCTCTTCCCGTTTTTCTCCGTCCACGAGAACCTCCTGATGGGGGCCTATCCTCGAGACGATCAGGAAGCCGCCAGGGAGACAATCGATTGGGTCTACGAGCTGTTCCCGCGGCTGGACGAACGTCGCGAACAGGACGCGGAGACGCTGAGTGGCGGTGAACAACAGATGCTCGCCATCGGCCGTGCGCTGGTCAGCGACCCGAAACTGCTGATCCTCGACGAGCCGACGCTGGGACTCGCTCCTGTCATCATCGACGACCTCGACGACACCTTTGAGCAGCTCAAACGGGAGGGAATCACCATCCTGATCGCCGAACAGAACACCACGTTCGCGATGCGCCACGCGGAACGACTCTATCTGCTCGAGACCGGAGAGATCACGCTCGAGGGGCCTGCCGCGGAACTCCGAGAGGACGACTACGTCCGTGACGCCTACATTGGCGTCACATAG
- a CDS encoding zinc-binding dehydrogenase codes for MSGIVRDVRTMDAVYLHGPGDLRVDDVEQHDVSTGTIAVDIEYTGICGSDLHEYEVGPVPIRAEATDHSIPESEWDEYLPKPMGHEIAGTVSDVSETVDDVQVGDRVTLNMVASCHDCRYCAAGKYHLCERGDGGVVSSRGFADRIVVPSSMAVHVPDEVSLRHAALTEPLGVSLRGVRRSGLEPTDRIAVFGAGPIGLGVVAGAAAAGAREIYVSEPRATRREAAKALGADVVIDPTAVDAVEKIQRETDRVDVSFECAGTATTLTDALRSTAYGETVVVLSVFEEEVPIHPNDIMQAERELVGSFGFQGGPLVSQSEFSTALDLIADGRIDPEPMITKTVSLDAVESAFESLRDPETDQIKVLAEP; via the coding sequence TTGTCAGGGATCGTACGGGATGTCAGGACGATGGATGCTGTATACCTGCACGGGCCTGGAGACCTCCGTGTCGATGATGTCGAACAACACGATGTATCGACGGGGACGATCGCTGTCGATATCGAATACACCGGGATCTGTGGCTCAGACCTGCACGAGTACGAGGTCGGTCCGGTACCGATCCGAGCCGAAGCGACCGATCACTCGATTCCGGAGTCGGAGTGGGACGAGTACTTACCGAAACCAATGGGGCACGAGATCGCTGGTACGGTCTCGGATGTAAGTGAGACCGTTGACGACGTTCAGGTCGGGGATCGCGTCACATTAAATATGGTGGCTTCCTGCCATGACTGCCGCTACTGTGCGGCCGGCAAGTACCACCTCTGTGAGCGGGGGGACGGCGGGGTCGTCTCGAGCCGCGGATTTGCGGATCGAATCGTCGTCCCGTCCTCGATGGCAGTTCACGTCCCGGACGAGGTGTCGCTGCGCCACGCCGCGCTCACGGAACCACTCGGCGTCTCGCTTCGGGGCGTCCGCCGATCGGGCCTCGAACCGACCGACCGCATCGCGGTATTCGGCGCCGGTCCGATCGGACTCGGCGTCGTCGCAGGCGCTGCGGCGGCCGGTGCTCGCGAAATATACGTCAGTGAACCGCGAGCAACTCGTCGAGAGGCCGCAAAGGCGCTCGGCGCCGACGTCGTCATCGATCCGACTGCCGTCGACGCCGTCGAGAAGATTCAGCGGGAAACTGACCGAGTTGATGTCTCTTTCGAGTGCGCCGGAACGGCCACGACGCTGACGGATGCGCTCCGAAGTACCGCATACGGAGAAACGGTCGTCGTGCTCAGTGTGTTTGAGGAAGAAGTCCCGATACACCCGAACGATATTATGCAGGCGGAACGGGAACTCGTCGGGTCATTCGGATTCCAGGGCGGCCCGCTCGTTTCGCAGTCGGAATTTTCGACTGCGTTGGATCTGATCGCTGACGGCCGCATCGATCCCGAGCCGATGATCACGAAGACGGTGTCGTTGGACGCCGTTGAATCTGCGTTTGAGAGCCTCCGCGATCCCGAGACCGATCAGATCAAAGTACTCGCCGAGCCCTGA